A single region of the Methylocystis echinoides genome encodes:
- a CDS encoding thiamine pyrophosphate-binding protein: MPTITAAQALVSQLIVNGVDHVFCVPGESYLAVLDACYETDIELTVCRNEAGAAMMADAYGKATGKPGICFVTRGPGAANAYAGVHVARHDSTPMILFIGQIERTNRDRGAFQEVDYRAMFGDQTKWAAQIDSAPRIVEYVNRAFHIACAGRPGPVVLALPKDMLEERIEPISCGPAHIVETAPDPSALALLSDMLAQARRPFFVLGGTRWDEESRGKFMAWAGAARIPVATSYRRLPLFDPMHPCYAGDLGLAANPKLIRRIRESDLLVLIGGRMGEIPSQGYTLLDIPAPAQKFVHVYPEAEELGHVYTPTLAINASAKPFVDAIATWDAPSSSGWGERTEEAHRDYLEFSDDFTPSAEVDLSQIMIWLRENLSHDAIICNGAGNYASWIHRYFRFRRFGSHYAPTSATMGYGVPAAVALKRLHPERQVISLNGDGDFLMNGQEFATAVQYGLPIIVIICDNACYGTIRMHQERHYPARVIGTELRNPDFAAYAPAFGGFGVRVEKTADFPAAFDAAVASALPAIIHLMIDPNRITPTMDLPNARAR, translated from the coding sequence ATGCCCACAATCACCGCGGCGCAAGCCCTCGTTTCGCAACTGATCGTCAATGGCGTCGATCATGTCTTCTGTGTTCCCGGCGAGAGCTATCTCGCGGTGCTCGACGCCTGTTATGAGACGGACATCGAACTCACCGTCTGTCGCAACGAGGCGGGCGCCGCCATGATGGCCGACGCCTATGGCAAGGCGACAGGCAAACCCGGCATATGCTTCGTGACGCGGGGTCCCGGGGCCGCCAACGCCTACGCGGGCGTGCATGTCGCGCGTCATGACTCGACGCCGATGATCCTGTTCATCGGCCAGATCGAGAGAACGAACCGCGACCGCGGCGCCTTCCAGGAAGTCGACTACCGCGCCATGTTTGGCGATCAAACCAAATGGGCCGCGCAAATCGACAGCGCGCCGCGCATCGTGGAATATGTGAATCGCGCGTTCCACATCGCCTGCGCCGGCCGCCCCGGCCCCGTCGTCCTCGCCTTGCCGAAGGACATGCTGGAAGAACGAATCGAACCAATCTCCTGCGGTCCCGCTCATATCGTCGAAACCGCGCCCGATCCATCCGCGCTCGCACTTCTTTCCGATATGCTGGCGCAGGCGAGACGACCCTTCTTCGTCCTTGGCGGAACGCGATGGGATGAGGAATCGCGGGGGAAGTTCATGGCCTGGGCGGGCGCCGCCCGGATTCCGGTCGCTACGAGCTACCGCCGCCTCCCCCTCTTCGATCCCATGCACCCCTGCTACGCCGGCGACCTCGGACTCGCGGCCAATCCCAAACTGATCCGGCGCATCCGCGAGAGCGATCTCCTCGTGCTCATCGGCGGGCGGATGGGCGAAATCCCGTCGCAGGGCTACACTCTCCTCGACATCCCCGCGCCCGCGCAGAAATTCGTCCATGTCTACCCGGAGGCGGAAGAACTCGGCCACGTTTACACGCCGACACTTGCCATCAACGCTTCCGCAAAGCCCTTCGTCGACGCGATCGCCACATGGGACGCGCCGTCATCATCCGGCTGGGGCGAGCGGACAGAGGAAGCGCATCGCGACTATCTGGAGTTCTCGGATGACTTCACGCCATCGGCCGAAGTCGATCTTTCTCAGATCATGATCTGGTTGCGCGAGAATCTTTCGCATGACGCGATCATCTGCAACGGAGCCGGGAACTACGCATCCTGGATTCACCGCTATTTCCGCTTCAGACGCTTCGGGTCGCATTACGCGCCGACCTCGGCGACCATGGGCTACGGCGTGCCGGCGGCCGTCGCGCTCAAGCGCCTTCATCCCGAACGTCAGGTCATCTCCCTGAACGGGGACGGCGACTTTCTCATGAACGGCCAGGAATTCGCGACCGCAGTACAATACGGCCTGCCGATTATCGTCATCATCTGCGATAACGCCTGCTACGGCACGATCCGAATGCATCAGGAGCGCCATTATCCCGCCCGGGTCATTGGCACGGAATTGAGAAATCCGGATTTCGCCGCTTACGCTCCCGCGTTCGGCGGCTTCGGCGTGCGCGTCGAGAAAACAGCCGACTTCCCGGCCGCCTTCGATGCGGCGGTCGCCTCCGCGCTTCCGGCGATCATTCATCTGATGATCGACCCGAACCGCATCACGCCGACGATGGACCTGCCAAACGCTCGAGCGCGTTGA
- a CDS encoding amino acid--[acyl-carrier-protein] ligase: MRTLTKDRALVEKLFHPMGVDGVYARSQQYEDVVQALQALISRRRPAGAEVLRFPPVMSGRQLEKQGYLNSFPQLLGCVCCLHGSDAEIGAAVEEANRGADWTLQTSSADLVLSPAACYPVYPLAAERGTVPENGLLFDVAADCFRHEPSRDIDRFQSFRMREFVCIGSPAKVATFRDEWMVSAVSLAADLGLPQEMDRASDPFFGRVGQLMAANQVEQALKFELLIPVRSEGGPTACMSFNYHRDHFGKTWTLVQEDGETAHSGCVAFGIDRLAVALFANHGTDTGDWPESVRALLRLN, encoded by the coding sequence ATGCGAACTCTCACCAAAGACAGGGCGCTCGTCGAAAAGCTCTTCCATCCCATGGGCGTGGACGGCGTTTATGCCCGAAGCCAGCAATATGAGGATGTGGTTCAGGCGCTGCAGGCGCTGATTTCGCGCCGACGCCCAGCCGGCGCTGAAGTGCTTCGCTTTCCGCCGGTCATGAGCGGTCGTCAGCTCGAGAAGCAGGGGTATCTCAACAGCTTTCCCCAGCTCCTCGGCTGCGTCTGCTGCCTGCATGGGTCGGATGCGGAAATCGGCGCGGCGGTGGAGGAGGCGAACAGGGGCGCCGACTGGACGTTGCAGACAAGTTCAGCCGACCTCGTCCTGAGCCCTGCCGCCTGTTATCCGGTTTACCCGCTCGCGGCGGAACGTGGAACCGTTCCAGAAAACGGTCTGCTTTTCGACGTTGCGGCGGATTGCTTTCGCCATGAACCGTCGCGCGACATCGATCGGTTTCAATCCTTCCGGATGCGTGAATTCGTCTGCATCGGCTCTCCGGCGAAGGTCGCGACGTTCCGCGACGAATGGATGGTGAGCGCGGTGTCGCTTGCCGCCGATCTGGGTCTGCCGCAGGAGATGGATCGCGCGAGCGACCCCTTCTTCGGACGCGTTGGCCAGTTGATGGCCGCAAATCAGGTCGAGCAGGCGCTGAAATTCGAATTGTTGATACCGGTGCGAAGCGAGGGCGGCCCAACCGCCTGCATGAGCTTCAATTATCATCGGGACCATTTCGGCAAGACCTGGACGCTGGTGCAGGAAGACGGGGAGACAGCGCATTCCGGCTGCGTCGCCTTTGGAATCGATCGCCTCGCGGTCGCGCTCTTCGCCAATCACGGGACAGATACGGGCGATTGGCCGGAAAGCGTCCGTGCCCTGCTGCGCCTGAACTGA
- the uvrC gene encoding excinuclease ABC subunit UvrC, whose product MTPPPGQNRDLPPEDDDAFDAEAAPDVVEEAPAVDDAPQTPESVKRGVAVIKKYWKHAPNGPGVYRMIAESGEVLYVGKAKNVRKRVASYTRLAGHVNRIARMISATASMVFISVETETDALLLEANLIKQMKPRFNVLMRDDKSFPYILIARDHAAPQITKHRGARVRKGDYFGPFASVWAVNRALNALERAFLLRSCAQSFYDNRTRPCLLFQIKRCAGPCTGEIALDDYNELVREARDFLSGKSRSVREELAREMTDAAERLEFERAARLRDRISALSAIQGAQGINPRSVEEADVFAIAKDAGRFCIEAFFFRAYQNWGNRSYFPRADASLTEAEVLDAFLAQFYEEHPSARCVLLSHPIEDSALLEDALSARLRKSVDVIAPQRGEKRELVEHALNNARQALGRKLADDASQQRLLAALGEAFGLPSPPRRVEVYDNSHTGGSQAIGAMIVAGPSGFMKAHYRTFNIKSTEITPGDDYAMMREVLTRRFARLTKEPEKDADPEAFPARPDLVLIDGGRGQFDVAREALRESGVEGVALASIAKGRDRDAGRETFFIDGREPFRLPPHDPALYFVQRLRDEAHRFAIGTHRARRKKEFTKNPLDEIPGIGPSRKRALLLAFGSAKAVARAALSDLEKAPGINKATARMVYDHFQRGD is encoded by the coding sequence ATGACCCCTCCCCCCGGACAAAATCGCGACCTCCCGCCCGAGGATGACGACGCCTTCGACGCCGAAGCCGCGCCGGATGTCGTCGAGGAGGCGCCCGCCGTGGACGACGCGCCGCAAACGCCCGAGAGCGTGAAACGCGGCGTCGCGGTCATCAAGAAATACTGGAAGCACGCGCCCAACGGCCCCGGCGTCTATCGCATGATCGCCGAGAGTGGCGAAGTGCTCTATGTCGGCAAGGCGAAGAACGTCCGCAAGCGCGTGGCGAGCTACACCCGTCTCGCCGGCCATGTGAACCGCATCGCGCGCATGATCTCCGCCACCGCGTCCATGGTTTTCATCTCCGTCGAGACGGAGACCGACGCGCTGCTGCTCGAGGCCAACCTCATCAAGCAGATGAAGCCCCGCTTCAATGTGCTGATGCGCGACGACAAGTCCTTCCCCTATATTCTCATCGCGCGGGATCACGCGGCGCCGCAGATCACCAAGCATCGCGGCGCGCGCGTGCGCAAGGGCGACTATTTCGGGCCTTTCGCCAGCGTCTGGGCCGTCAACCGCGCGCTCAATGCGCTGGAGCGCGCCTTTCTGCTGCGCTCCTGCGCGCAGAGCTTCTACGACAATCGCACCCGTCCCTGCCTGCTCTTCCAGATCAAGCGCTGCGCGGGTCCCTGCACGGGAGAAATCGCGCTCGACGATTACAATGAGCTGGTGCGCGAGGCGCGCGACTTCCTGTCCGGCAAGAGCCGCAGCGTGCGCGAGGAACTCGCACGCGAAATGACGGACGCCGCCGAGCGTCTGGAGTTCGAGCGCGCCGCGCGGCTGCGCGACCGCATCTCGGCGCTTTCCGCCATTCAGGGCGCACAGGGAATCAACCCACGCAGCGTGGAGGAGGCGGATGTCTTCGCCATCGCCAAGGACGCGGGGCGCTTCTGCATCGAGGCCTTCTTCTTTCGCGCCTATCAGAACTGGGGCAACCGCTCCTATTTCCCGCGCGCAGACGCAAGCCTGACCGAAGCGGAAGTGCTCGACGCTTTTCTCGCGCAGTTCTATGAGGAGCATCCCTCCGCCCGCTGCGTTCTGCTGTCGCACCCCATCGAGGACAGCGCGCTTCTCGAAGACGCGCTCTCCGCCAGGCTGCGCAAGAGCGTCGACGTCATCGCGCCCCAGCGCGGCGAAAAGCGCGAGCTGGTGGAGCATGCGCTCAACAACGCCCGCCAGGCGCTCGGCCGCAAGCTTGCCGACGACGCCAGCCAGCAGCGCCTGCTCGCCGCCTTGGGCGAGGCCTTCGGCCTGCCGTCGCCGCCGCGCCGCGTCGAGGTCTATGACAACTCGCACACGGGCGGATCGCAGGCGATTGGCGCCATGATCGTCGCCGGCCCGTCCGGTTTCATGAAGGCGCATTATCGCACCTTCAACATCAAGAGCACGGAAATAACCCCCGGCGACGACTACGCCATGATGCGCGAGGTGCTCACCCGCCGTTTCGCCCGTCTGACGAAGGAGCCCGAGAAGGACGCCGACCCGGAGGCTTTCCCGGCGCGACCCGATCTCGTGCTGATCGACGGCGGGCGCGGACAATTCGACGTGGCGCGCGAGGCGCTGCGCGAGAGTGGCGTCGAGGGCGTCGCGCTCGCCTCCATCGCCAAGGGCCGGGACCGCGACGCGGGTCGCGAGACCTTCTTCATCGACGGCCGCGAGCCCTTCCGCCTGCCGCCGCATGATCCGGCGCTCTATTTCGTGCAGCGACTGCGCGACGAGGCGCACCGTTTCGCCATCGGGACGCACCGCGCCCGGCGGAAAAAGGAATTCACCAAAAACCCGCTCGACGAAATTCCCGGCATCGGCCCGTCGCGCAAGCGGGCGCTTCTGCTCGCCTTCGGATCAGCCAAAGCTGTCGCCCGCGCCGCCCTCTCCGATCTGGAAAAAGCCCCCGGCATCAACAAGGCCACGGCGCGGATGGTCTACGACCATTTCCAGCGGGGCGATTAG
- a CDS encoding class I adenylate-forming enzyme family protein translates to MHARGRRMTWRAALDATILKGERQGLAGKSVLIALAAQFDAALALLELDGVARRIVVVPPDFGAEHLRSAIRQAGVDVVLCDRGGFDGDLGTERVDVSEPAPDASPRPAPIETQWVLPTSGTTGEPKLVAHTLEGLAGAISAADDASRVWGTFYDIRRYGGLQIFLRAAIGGAPLVIGDADELLSDHLSRLGEMGVTHVSGTPSHWRRVLMSGEASRIAPRYIRLSGEIADRAILDAISAAYPEATIVHAYASTEAGVGFEVSDGREGFPARYLDGLAGVDMRIVNGSLHLRSARTASHYVGRDDLRLKDDEAFVDTDDLVEVSGDRCFFRGRRAGTINVGGLKVHPEEVEQIVNQHEAVRMSLVKRRRSPIIGDLLVVDVVLTDGAGDDARQSGLRAEILANCRARLERHKIPAMVRFVPTLPMSAAGKLLRREA, encoded by the coding sequence TTGCACGCGCGCGGCCGCCGGATGACGTGGCGGGCGGCGCTGGACGCAACAATTCTCAAGGGCGAGAGGCAGGGGCTCGCTGGGAAGTCCGTTCTTATTGCGCTTGCCGCGCAATTCGACGCGGCGCTCGCCTTGCTGGAACTGGATGGCGTCGCGCGGCGGATCGTGGTGGTTCCGCCGGACTTTGGGGCGGAGCACCTGCGCAGCGCGATCCGGCAGGCCGGCGTCGATGTGGTTTTATGCGATCGGGGTGGTTTTGACGGCGATCTGGGAACAGAGCGTGTCGACGTTTCCGAGCCGGCGCCTGACGCTTCTCCGCGTCCCGCGCCGATCGAGACGCAGTGGGTTCTGCCAACCTCCGGAACGACAGGAGAGCCGAAGCTTGTCGCCCATACGCTGGAAGGACTCGCCGGCGCCATTTCCGCGGCAGATGACGCCTCACGCGTCTGGGGCACGTTCTACGATATTCGACGCTATGGGGGCTTGCAGATTTTTCTGCGCGCGGCGATTGGCGGCGCGCCTTTGGTGATCGGTGATGCAGACGAACTCCTGTCGGATCATCTGTCACGGTTAGGAGAAATGGGCGTCACCCATGTTTCGGGCACGCCGTCGCATTGGCGCCGAGTTCTGATGAGCGGGGAAGCGTCGCGCATTGCGCCCCGTTACATTCGTCTCTCCGGGGAAATCGCCGACCGGGCGATCCTTGACGCGATTTCGGCCGCCTATCCCGAGGCGACAATCGTTCATGCCTATGCGTCGACAGAGGCGGGCGTTGGGTTTGAGGTCAGCGACGGGCGGGAAGGTTTTCCGGCGCGCTATCTCGACGGGCTCGCCGGCGTGGATATGCGGATCGTCAACGGTTCGCTCCATCTGCGCTCGGCGCGGACGGCGTCTCACTATGTGGGGCGCGACGATCTGCGGCTGAAGGATGACGAAGCCTTCGTCGATACGGATGATCTCGTGGAGGTGAGCGGCGATCGCTGCTTCTTCAGAGGGCGCCGCGCCGGAACGATCAATGTCGGCGGACTCAAGGTGCATCCAGAGGAAGTCGAGCAGATCGTCAATCAGCACGAGGCGGTGCGGATGTCGCTGGTGAAGCGGCGACGCAGCCCCATCATTGGGGATTTGCTCGTCGTGGATGTCGTCCTGACGGATGGAGCCGGCGATGACGCGCGCCAAAGCGGCTTGCGCGCCGAAATCCTGGCGAATTGCCGCGCGCGTCTCGAGCGGCACAAGATTCCGGCGATGGTCCGTTTCGTGCCGACCCTGCCCATGTCGGCGGCGGGAAAGCTTTTGCGGAGGGAGGCGTGA
- a CDS encoding cupin domain-containing protein, whose translation MTKGDDAILFSRGADVRMTSCPINPSWVIEGAPVARNFILSQSLDGSATGLLWDCTKGVFNWHYDIDETVYVLEGGARITDDDGVEHNIGPGDHVLFRAGSHAVWRVDDYIRKVAFCRNPVPAPLLLIARIFRKLVKITGFGGKASPTPAMFGG comes from the coding sequence ATGACGAAGGGTGATGACGCGATTTTATTCTCTCGGGGCGCCGACGTTCGGATGACATCCTGCCCGATCAATCCGTCATGGGTGATCGAGGGCGCGCCGGTCGCGCGCAATTTCATTCTCTCCCAAAGCCTCGACGGTTCGGCGACAGGGCTGCTCTGGGATTGCACCAAGGGCGTCTTCAACTGGCATTATGACATCGACGAAACGGTGTATGTTCTGGAGGGCGGCGCGCGCATAACGGACGATGATGGCGTTGAGCACAACATCGGCCCTGGCGATCACGTGCTGTTTCGCGCCGGCTCGCACGCCGTCTGGCGCGTCGACGACTACATTCGGAAAGTGGCGTTCTGTCGCAATCCCGTTCCCGCGCCCCTGCTGCTCATCGCGCGCATTTTCCGCAAGCTCGTCAAAATCACGGGATTTGGCGGGAAAGCCTCGCCGACGCCCGCAATGTTTGGCGGATAG
- a CDS encoding phosphopantetheine-binding protein has protein sequence MSIRLKVLSIMQQVAAEQEKPLAALTDQTVLADSGLDSLCFAIIVARLEDDLGVDPFTASDEVYFPVTFSDFVALYENAAAV, from the coding sequence ATGAGCATAAGGTTAAAAGTGCTTTCCATCATGCAGCAGGTCGCTGCCGAACAGGAGAAGCCGCTCGCCGCGCTCACCGATCAGACCGTGCTTGCGGACTCCGGTCTGGACTCGCTTTGCTTTGCGATCATCGTTGCGCGGCTGGAGGACGATCTCGGCGTCGACCCTTTCACGGCATCCGATGAAGTCTATTTCCCCGTCACCTTCTCGGATTTCGTCGCGCTTTATGAAAATGCCGCGGCAGTCTGA
- a CDS encoding SDR family oxidoreductase, giving the protein MRHVIVTGGSRGLGLAMTRRLIADGFHVVAVARKESDELRALMAESAGALSFAAFDLSRIDDIPDFVLGLKKSHGAPYGLVNNAGLGTEGLLATMHNSQIEMLTRVNVTAPIVLTKYVVRNMMSAGEGRIVNISSIIAATGYNGLSVYGATKAALVGFTKSLSREVGRMGITVNVVAPGFIETEMTSGLGDEDRATIAGRAALRRLAAPADVANAVSFLLDARAGNVTGSVMTIDAGATA; this is encoded by the coding sequence ATGCGCCATGTGATCGTGACCGGCGGCAGCCGCGGGCTCGGACTGGCGATGACGCGCCGGCTGATCGCGGACGGGTTCCACGTCGTGGCCGTGGCGCGCAAGGAAAGCGACGAATTGCGCGCGCTGATGGCGGAAAGCGCGGGCGCGCTGTCCTTCGCGGCTTTCGATCTTTCCCGGATCGACGATATTCCGGATTTCGTGCTGGGGCTGAAGAAGTCCCATGGCGCGCCCTACGGCCTCGTCAACAATGCCGGTCTTGGGACGGAAGGGCTCCTCGCGACCATGCATAATTCGCAGATCGAGATGCTCACGCGCGTCAATGTGACGGCGCCGATCGTTTTGACCAAATATGTCGTCCGCAACATGATGTCGGCGGGCGAGGGGCGGATCGTCAATATCTCCTCCATCATCGCCGCCACAGGCTATAATGGCCTCTCGGTCTACGGCGCCACCAAGGCGGCGCTGGTCGGCTTCACCAAATCGCTGTCGCGGGAAGTGGGCCGCATGGGCATCACCGTCAATGTGGTGGCGCCCGGTTTCATCGAGACGGAGATGACGTCGGGGCTCGGCGACGAGGATCGCGCTACGATCGCCGGACGCGCGGCGCTTCGCCGTCTGGCGGCGCCGGCGGATGTGGCCAATGCGGTGTCCTTCCTGCTCGATGCGCGCGCCGGGAATGTCACCGGCTCCGTGATGACGATCGACGCCGGGGCGACGGCCTGA
- a CDS encoding GNAT family N-acetyltransferase, which translates to MTASMPPRVRCRTIVESDIPALADLLARGFPARSRDYWVRAFDTLMQREAPEGLPRYGYLLDLDGAPVGVILMIFRVVEEDDIRCNISSWYADSAYRGYASLLIAAALRHKNVTYVNISPAPHTWSVIEAQGFRRYCNGQMLTAPILSPSEDARVEAFDPGAAARPALTHSEQQMMIDHVARGCIGLLVHQNDRAHPFLFFPRRFLWNKAPVLQLAYCRSLDDYVRFARPLGRALLARGHLFVIVDAVEKIDGLKGVFFRDRGPKYAKGPRPPRIGDLSYCENILFGA; encoded by the coding sequence ATGACCGCAAGCATGCCCCCGCGTGTTCGATGCCGGACGATTGTCGAGTCCGACATACCGGCGCTCGCGGACCTTCTGGCGCGCGGCTTTCCCGCGCGTAGCAGGGATTATTGGGTGCGCGCATTCGACACCCTCATGCAGCGCGAGGCGCCGGAAGGTTTGCCACGTTATGGCTATCTGCTCGATCTCGACGGCGCGCCCGTTGGCGTCATCCTGATGATCTTCCGGGTCGTCGAAGAGGACGACATCAGGTGCAATATTTCGAGCTGGTATGCCGACAGCGCCTATCGCGGCTACGCGTCCCTGCTGATCGCCGCGGCGCTGCGCCACAAGAATGTCACCTATGTCAACATATCCCCCGCGCCACATACGTGGTCTGTCATCGAGGCCCAGGGCTTTCGCCGCTATTGCAATGGCCAGATGCTGACGGCGCCGATCCTCTCCCCCAGCGAAGACGCCAGGGTTGAAGCGTTCGATCCGGGCGCCGCGGCGCGACCGGCGCTGACGCATAGTGAACAGCAGATGATGATCGACCACGTCGCCCGCGGGTGCATCGGGCTTCTGGTTCACCAGAACGATCGCGCGCATCCCTTCCTGTTTTTTCCCCGTCGTTTCCTCTGGAACAAGGCGCCGGTCCTGCAATTGGCCTATTGCCGCAGCCTCGACGACTATGTGCGGTTCGCCCGACCGCTCGGGCGCGCCCTCCTCGCGCGCGGCCACCTCTTCGTGATCGTCGACGCCGTCGAAAAGATCGACGGACTGAAAGGCGTCTTCTTCAGGGACCGGGGTCCAAAATACGCAAAAGGACCCCGCCCTCCCAGAATTGGCGATCTGTCCTACTGTGAAAATATTCTCTTTGGCGCCTGA
- a CDS encoding acyl-CoA dehydrogenase family protein, with product MALAENVAKGVADETPDSLDDFTARIDAAVAVAARYADAVDRESRFPSEAFAELKAQKLLGVLLTPAFGGEGRSVADAAQVCYALGKVCSSTSMIYAMHSANVACISNHQDGNDHYLSCLRRVGVHQMLLASSTTEGASGANVRSSAAAIIASGEDITLTRDASVVSYGAAADAIVTTARRSPESLPGDQVLALFFRDDYALEQTSKWDVMGMRGTCSEGFRLIARARKEQVLSQPYDIIHKRSMVPVTHLLWAACWAGVAAGAVSRAQTFVRTVARAQKGALPPGAPFATQASLSLMALVNLVDSAIGDYLARARDAEALEEIAFQTSLNLLKVSASEFSIATVMHAFNACGIAGYRNDSPTSVARPLRDILSSAIMINNNRILANVATSCLIGGVPDSIVKRR from the coding sequence ATGGCTTTGGCGGAGAATGTCGCGAAGGGCGTCGCCGACGAAACGCCCGATTCTTTAGATGATTTTACAGCCCGCATCGACGCGGCGGTCGCGGTCGCGGCCCGATATGCGGACGCAGTCGATCGGGAATCCCGCTTTCCGTCCGAGGCCTTCGCCGAATTGAAGGCGCAGAAGCTCCTCGGCGTTCTTTTGACGCCCGCTTTTGGCGGCGAAGGACGCAGCGTCGCGGACGCCGCGCAGGTCTGCTATGCGCTGGGCAAGGTGTGCTCATCAACGTCGATGATTTATGCGATGCATTCGGCGAATGTCGCCTGCATCTCAAATCACCAGGACGGCAACGATCATTATCTGTCCTGTCTGCGACGCGTCGGCGTTCACCAGATGTTGCTGGCGTCGTCGACGACCGAAGGCGCCAGCGGGGCCAATGTGCGCTCGAGCGCCGCCGCGATCATCGCGTCTGGAGAGGACATCACCCTGACGCGCGACGCTTCGGTCGTTTCCTATGGCGCCGCGGCGGACGCAATCGTGACGACGGCGCGCCGCTCGCCGGAATCCCTTCCCGGCGATCAGGTTCTCGCTCTTTTCTTCAGGGACGACTACGCGCTCGAGCAGACGTCCAAATGGGACGTCATGGGGATGCGGGGCACCTGCAGCGAGGGCTTCCGCCTCATCGCAAGGGCGCGCAAGGAACAGGTGCTGTCGCAGCCCTACGACATCATTCACAAGCGCTCGATGGTGCCCGTCACACATCTGCTGTGGGCGGCGTGCTGGGCCGGCGTCGCGGCCGGCGCGGTGAGCCGGGCGCAGACCTTCGTGCGCACTGTCGCCCGTGCGCAAAAGGGCGCGCTTCCGCCGGGCGCCCCCTTCGCGACACAGGCGTCGCTCAGTCTCATGGCGCTCGTCAATCTCGTGGACTCCGCGATCGGTGATTATCTGGCGCGGGCGCGTGACGCCGAGGCGCTCGAAGAGATCGCCTTCCAGACGTCTCTCAATCTCCTGAAGGTCTCGGCGTCTGAATTCTCGATTGCAACGGTCATGCACGCCTTCAACGCCTGCGGAATCGCGGGCTACCGCAACGACAGTCCGACGAGCGTCGCCCGGCCGCTGCGCGACATTCTGTCTTCCGCGATCATGATCAACAACAACCGAATCCTCGCCAATGTCGCGACCTCCTGCCTCATCGGCGGGGTGCCGGATTCGATCGTCAAGAGACGCTAG
- a CDS encoding branched-chain amino acid aminotransferase: MTAPGARVLSRTWTFFDGQWREGNTPILGSRSHGAWLGSTVFDGARAFEGVTPDLDCHLARVNRSAEAMWLDPVVTLDQWRTLALEGLKRFAGNAQLYIRPMYWAEEGLGGGVRFDPASTNWCLAIYEAPMPTPNGGAITLSPFRRPSAEVAPVGAKASCHYANGARALIEASRRGFDNCLMCDLLGNIAEFANSNAFLAKDGVVFTPAPNGTFLNGVTRQRVIGLLRADGVEVIETSLTYEDFLGADEIFSTGNFQKVAPIARIDDRRLESGPLYRRARSLYWDFAHSRSAARAVA; this comes from the coding sequence ATGACTGCGCCCGGCGCCCGTGTCCTGTCGCGAACCTGGACTTTTTTCGACGGCCAGTGGCGCGAGGGCAATACGCCCATTCTTGGCTCCCGTTCGCACGGCGCCTGGCTTGGTTCGACGGTCTTCGACGGCGCGCGCGCTTTTGAAGGCGTGACGCCGGATCTCGATTGCCACCTTGCGCGCGTCAACCGTTCGGCGGAAGCGATGTGGCTTGATCCGGTTGTGACGCTGGATCAATGGCGCACACTGGCGCTCGAGGGACTGAAGCGCTTCGCGGGGAATGCGCAGCTCTATATTCGCCCGATGTATTGGGCGGAGGAGGGGCTCGGCGGCGGGGTGCGCTTCGATCCGGCGTCAACGAACTGGTGCCTGGCGATTTACGAAGCGCCGATGCCGACGCCAAATGGCGGCGCGATCACGCTCTCGCCGTTCCGTCGCCCCAGCGCAGAGGTCGCGCCGGTGGGCGCGAAGGCGAGCTGCCACTATGCGAATGGCGCCCGCGCGCTCATCGAGGCGTCGCGGCGCGGCTTCGATAATTGTCTTATGTGTGATCTTCTGGGAAACATTGCGGAATTCGCAAATTCCAACGCTTTTCTGGCGAAAGATGGCGTGGTCTTTACGCCCGCGCCGAACGGGACTTTTCTCAATGGCGTGACGCGTCAGCGCGTGATTGGATTGCTTCGGGCGGATGGCGTGGAGGTGATTGAGACGTCGCTGACCTACGAGGATTTCCTCGGGGCCGACGAAATATTCTCAACCGGGAATTTTCAGAAGGTTGCGCCAATCGCCCGAATTGACGACAGGCGGCTGGAGTCGGGTCCGCTTTATCGGCGCGCCCGGTCGCTCTACTGGGATTTTGCCCACTCGCGCTCCGCAGCGCGCGCCGTAGCCTGA